One Stenotrophomonas oahuensis genomic region harbors:
- a CDS encoding UdgX family uracil-DNA binding protein (This protein belongs to the uracil DNA glycosylase superfamily, members of which act in excision repair of DNA. However, it belongs more specifically to UdgX branch, whose founding member was found to bind uracil in DNA (where it does not belong), without cleaving it, appears to promote DNA repair by a pathway involving RecA, rather than base excision.) — protein MDRWSVRVDPPWSLEAWRGAARVALQCDVAPEQLDWLQGDAGGLLDAPSLTQAMPSPSSPTVAVPKDFVELAATCLCHRDPQRMPLLYRMLWRITHGERALLSNPADPDVIRAMALAQAVRRDSHKMKAFVRFREVPGAPDAFIAWFEPDHHIVDRVAPFFQRRFTGMRWSILTPYRSVHWDGQQLAFGQGAQRSDAPAEDAREELWRTYYAHIFNPARLNTRMMQQEMPAKYWKHLPEASLLPTLVRDAGDRVQEMHDRQAQAPQRRIPERPIPLRQPATARGDDLDGLRTAAASCRQCPLWEPATQTVFGEGPHDAQIMLVGEQPGDAEDLSGHPFVGPAGQLLNRALLELGIDRRTLYLTNAVKHFRFERRGKKRIHSKPQVTHINACRPWLLAEIEQVSPKVIVCLGASAARAVFGSGFNLSRDRGRWHTLEDGTRGFGTVHPSWVLRQEVGKREAAYRLLVDDLMALRTHST, from the coding sequence ATGGACCGCTGGAGTGTGCGGGTCGATCCGCCGTGGTCGCTGGAGGCGTGGCGTGGTGCCGCGCGTGTCGCGTTACAGTGCGACGTGGCTCCCGAACAATTGGATTGGTTGCAGGGCGATGCCGGTGGGTTGCTGGACGCACCTTCGCTGACCCAGGCCATGCCTTCCCCATCGTCCCCCACCGTCGCCGTGCCGAAAGACTTCGTCGAACTGGCCGCCACCTGCCTGTGCCATCGCGACCCGCAGCGCATGCCGCTGCTGTACCGCATGCTGTGGCGCATCACCCATGGCGAACGCGCCCTGCTCTCCAATCCCGCTGACCCGGACGTGATCCGCGCGATGGCGTTGGCGCAGGCGGTTCGCCGCGACAGCCACAAGATGAAGGCGTTCGTGCGCTTCCGCGAGGTGCCCGGCGCGCCGGACGCGTTCATTGCCTGGTTCGAGCCGGACCACCACATCGTGGATCGGGTGGCCCCGTTCTTCCAGCGTCGTTTCACCGGCATGCGCTGGTCGATTCTCACGCCCTATCGCAGCGTGCACTGGGATGGGCAGCAGCTCGCTTTCGGCCAGGGCGCTCAGCGCAGTGATGCGCCTGCCGAAGACGCGCGCGAGGAACTCTGGCGCACGTACTACGCGCACATCTTCAACCCCGCGCGCTTGAACACCCGGATGATGCAGCAGGAGATGCCGGCGAAGTACTGGAAGCACCTTCCGGAAGCGTCGTTGTTGCCCACACTGGTACGCGACGCCGGTGACCGCGTGCAGGAGATGCATGACCGCCAGGCGCAGGCACCGCAGCGCCGCATTCCCGAGCGCCCTATTCCCCTGCGCCAGCCGGCCACGGCGCGCGGTGATGATCTGGACGGACTGCGCACCGCAGCAGCAAGCTGCCGCCAATGCCCGTTATGGGAACCCGCCACCCAGACCGTGTTCGGCGAAGGCCCGCATGATGCGCAGATCATGTTGGTGGGCGAGCAGCCCGGCGATGCGGAGGATCTAAGTGGCCATCCCTTCGTCGGGCCGGCCGGGCAGCTGCTCAATCGGGCTCTCTTGGAGCTTGGAATTGATCGCAGGACGCTTTACCTCACCAACGCGGTGAAGCACTTCCGCTTTGAGCGGCGTGGCAAGAAGCGTATCCATTCGAAGCCCCAGGTGACCCACATCAATGCCTGCCGACCGTGGTTGCTGGCCGAGATCGAGCAGGTGAGTCCGAAGGTGATCGTGTGCCTGGGCGCGAGTGCTGCGCGGGCGGTGTTTGGCAGCGGATTCAACCTGAGCCGTGATCGGGGGCGTTGGCACACGCTGGAAGATGGCACGCGCGGGTTTGGTACGGTGCATCCGTCGTGGGTTCTGCGTCAGGAGGTTGGGAAGCGAGAGGCGGCGTATCGGCTGCTGGTGGATGACCTGATGGCCTTGCGTACGCATTCGACCTAG
- a CDS encoding CBS domain-containing protein: MNVRELLQLKKQAVITIDVEDTIGAAAHKMSANKIAALVVTRDDVPVRIISEKDIVRSLADDGPQAGRRVISSLPSAGLEGISPEATLKQAMALMTYSRHRHLMVTEGDRLVGILSLGDIVKNLLGELELEKAVLQDIYMAAH, from the coding sequence ATGAACGTTCGTGAACTTCTGCAGCTGAAGAAACAAGCCGTCATCACCATCGACGTGGAAGACACCATCGGTGCCGCAGCGCACAAGATGAGTGCGAACAAGATCGCCGCGCTGGTGGTCACCCGCGACGATGTGCCGGTCCGGATCATTTCCGAGAAAGACATCGTGCGCAGCCTTGCCGACGATGGCCCGCAGGCCGGTCGGCGGGTCATCTCCTCGTTACCCTCTGCCGGGTTGGAAGGCATCTCGCCCGAGGCCACGCTGAAGCAGGCGATGGCGTTGATGACGTACTCGCGGCATCGGCACTTGATGGTGACCGAGGGTGATCGTCTTGTTGGCATCCTCAGCCTGGGCGATATTGTCAAGAACCTGCTTGGGGAGTTGGAGCTGGAGAAGGCGGTTCTCCAGGATATTTACATGGCGGCTCACTGA
- a CDS encoding TonB-dependent siderophore receptor, which produces MPSLTLNPARVPFTRLPALRMSALSLALLAATPAFADGLAADADQAQTLDTLNVRASRDANTEGSGNYGAKATTLFKGVQSIRQTPQPVTVISRQLLDDRALLDLHDVLQNTPGVTVDYVDSERVTYFSRGFSIDALQMDGLSIDQSGSVFIQPDTAVLDRVEILRGAAGLLKGAGNPSATVNIARKRPTETFQASGALSLGSWDRRRAEADVSGPLNSAGTVRGRLVAAYDEKDFFQKAREEEKRTVYGVIEADLTDATLLTASLQQTDLDATGSWGGMPSDFDGRALDLPRSTYLGASWNQWNRYNQQAFLSLEHRFGNGWRTALSYAFTRFGYNGPFIQTSFSRSNTSNPYLVDVDTAIYGPAGSHQNAVNFVAEGPVELFERTHQLTVGAEGRNVKTANSSGYWGINRIRNVDARTWDPYTSYAPPQEGDVGTYYGGINNETQQKGVFAVARISITDPLTALVGARLNWWEYSVPTNPASNYSVDREFMPYAGLVYDLSSTLSLYASYSEIFVPQNAYQADGQLLKPITGQDYEAGIKGEFFAGRLNAALSAFRINNVGRAMDDASSANPCLPYYTTGYCKVDGGKTRSQGWEAEVSGQLTEGWQMMAGYTNTRTEYLRDPSAANLGQPLRSADPRHLLRLSTSYRFPGVLNKLRAGASVQAQSDTYVTSRGVTSRQGGYAVYGVMAGYDLSEAISLQLNVNNLFDKSYFRKYGPNTFNTYYADPRNVMFSVRARF; this is translated from the coding sequence ATGCCTTCCCTCACGTTAAACCCGGCCCGCGTGCCCTTCACGCGTCTGCCGGCCCTGCGCATGAGCGCGCTGTCCTTGGCTCTGCTTGCCGCGACTCCGGCGTTCGCCGATGGCCTGGCCGCCGACGCGGATCAGGCGCAGACGCTGGACACGTTGAACGTCCGCGCCAGCCGCGATGCCAATACGGAAGGCTCAGGCAACTATGGTGCCAAGGCCACCACGCTGTTCAAGGGCGTGCAGAGCATCCGCCAGACCCCGCAGCCGGTCACCGTGATCTCCCGCCAGTTGCTGGATGATCGTGCGCTGCTGGACCTGCACGACGTGCTGCAGAACACCCCCGGCGTCACCGTCGACTATGTCGACAGCGAGCGCGTGACCTACTTCTCGCGTGGCTTCTCCATCGACGCGCTGCAGATGGATGGCCTGTCGATCGACCAGTCCGGCTCGGTGTTCATCCAGCCTGATACCGCTGTGCTGGACCGCGTGGAAATCCTGCGCGGTGCCGCTGGCCTGCTGAAGGGGGCGGGCAACCCGTCGGCGACGGTCAACATCGCGCGCAAGCGTCCGACCGAAACCTTCCAGGCCAGCGGCGCGCTGAGCCTGGGCAGCTGGGACCGTCGCCGCGCCGAGGCCGATGTGTCCGGCCCGCTCAACAGTGCCGGCACGGTGCGTGGCCGCCTGGTGGCCGCCTATGACGAGAAAGACTTCTTCCAGAAGGCGCGCGAGGAAGAGAAGCGCACCGTGTACGGCGTGATCGAGGCCGATCTGACCGACGCCACGCTGCTCACCGCCAGCCTGCAGCAGACCGACCTGGACGCCACCGGCTCCTGGGGCGGCATGCCCAGTGACTTCGACGGGCGCGCGCTGGACCTGCCGCGCAGCACCTACCTGGGTGCCTCGTGGAACCAGTGGAACCGTTACAACCAGCAGGCATTCCTGTCGCTGGAGCACCGCTTCGGCAATGGCTGGCGCACCGCGCTCAGCTATGCGTTCACCCGCTTCGGCTACAACGGTCCGTTCATCCAGACCTCGTTCTCGCGTTCGAACACCAGCAATCCGTACCTGGTCGACGTTGATACGGCCATCTACGGTCCTGCGGGCAGCCACCAGAATGCGGTCAACTTCGTCGCCGAAGGCCCGGTCGAGCTGTTCGAACGCACGCATCAGCTGACCGTGGGCGCGGAAGGCCGCAACGTGAAGACCGCCAACTCGTCGGGCTACTGGGGCATCAACCGCATCCGCAACGTCGACGCACGCACCTGGGACCCGTACACCAGCTACGCACCGCCGCAGGAAGGCGACGTCGGCACCTACTACGGTGGCATCAACAACGAGACGCAGCAGAAGGGCGTGTTCGCGGTGGCGCGTATCTCGATCACCGATCCGCTGACCGCGCTCGTTGGTGCCCGTCTGAACTGGTGGGAATACAGCGTGCCGACCAATCCGGCCAGCAACTACAGCGTGGACCGTGAGTTCATGCCGTATGCGGGCCTGGTCTACGACCTGAGCTCGACCCTGAGCCTGTATGCCAGCTACAGCGAGATCTTCGTCCCGCAGAATGCCTACCAGGCCGACGGCCAGTTGCTGAAGCCGATCACCGGCCAGGACTACGAGGCGGGTATCAAGGGCGAATTCTTCGCCGGACGGTTGAATGCGGCGCTGTCGGCGTTCCGCATCAACAACGTCGGTCGCGCGATGGACGACGCGTCCAGTGCCAACCCTTGCCTGCCGTACTACACCACCGGCTACTGCAAGGTCGACGGTGGCAAGACCCGCAGCCAGGGCTGGGAAGCGGAAGTCAGCGGCCAGCTGACCGAGGGCTGGCAGATGATGGCCGGCTACACCAATACCCGCACCGAGTACCTGCGGGACCCCAGCGCCGCCAATCTCGGCCAGCCGCTGCGTTCGGCCGATCCGCGCCACCTGCTGCGCCTGTCCACCAGCTACCGGTTCCCGGGTGTGCTCAACAAGCTCCGCGCAGGCGCATCGGTGCAGGCGCAGAGCGATACCTACGTGACCTCACGTGGGGTGACCTCGCGCCAGGGTGGCTACGCGGTCTATGGCGTGATGGCGGGCTATGACCTGTCCGAAGCGATCAGCCTGCAGCTCAACGTCAACAACCTGTTCGACAAGAGCTACTTCCGCAAGTACGGTCCGAACACGTTCAACACCTACTATGCGGATCCCCGCAACGTGATGTTCAGCGTGCGCGCCCGGTTCTGA